A single genomic interval of Heterodontus francisci isolate sHetFra1 chromosome 45, sHetFra1.hap1, whole genome shotgun sequence harbors:
- the LOC137356288 gene encoding histone H1-like — protein sequence MTDTAAAETAPPAAAAQVKTPKKKKAALRKGSGGPKLGELILKTVAECSVRSGMSLQAIKKALRVKGVDVEKGKFQIKQSIKRLVTKDFLVQTKGTGASGTFKIAKQEKKGNVVKKITPAPICFC from the coding sequence atgaccgatactgcagccgccgaaacggctcctccagccgccgccgctcaagtcaagactcccaagaagaagaaggcggctcttCGGAAGGGGTCAGGCGGTCCCAAGTTGGGCGAGCTGATCCTCAAGACTGTGGCGGAATGCAGTGTCCGCAGTGGGATGTCACTGCAGGCAATAAAGAAGGCTCTGCGTGTtaaaggtgtcgatgtggagaagggcaagttccaaatcaagcaaagtatcaagcggcttgtgacgaaagacttcctggtgcagacgaagggcacgggggcctccggcaccttcaaaatcgcgaaacaggaaaagaagggaaatgtggtgaagaagattactcctgctcctatctgttTCTGTTAA